Below is a window of Caballeronia insecticola DNA.
GCGAGCTTGCGGGCGAACGGCAGGTCACCGAACACCGCGCTCACATAGCTTTCGCGCGCGGCTTTCCCGGCGAGCAGCGCGCGCATCTCGGGACCGACGCCGACCTTTTCGGCGTCGCTCACGAGCTGGCGAGTCTCGCCCGTGCCGTTGAGATTCGCGAGCTTGATGCGCGCGACGAAATCTGCAGGCGTGCGCCATTTGCGCTTGCGCGACAGGCCGCCGCGCCGGTACTGCACGAGCGGTTCGTGCAAGGTGTGCGCGCCGCGACTCATGATGGCGCGAAACGCCATGATCTGGTCTTCGCCGTAGATGCCCGGTGCGATCGGTCCGAACGCGTCGAACAGCCGCCGCGCCCACGCGTGCGCGGCGCCGACCAGATGCGGACGCCGGCCCGACCACGCCTCGAAGCTGCGATAGTCGTCGAGATCGGTCACGCGCAGCACGCCGTGCGTGTTGCCCTCGGCGTCGAGGTCCTGCAGGTCGGTTGCGATCAGGTCGTAGCGCCGGCCGCTCTCCAGCCACACGCGCATCACGCGCGCGACGCGCTCGGGTCTGGAGATATCGTCGCCGGCGGCAATGAACAGCATTTCGCCCGACGCGCGCGCCGCAAGCGCGCTCAGATGCGCGCTGATGCCGAGATTTTTCTCGTTGCGATACAGCCGCACCGTGTGCGGACCGCGATAAGCGCGCACGCAGGCCTCGGCGACCGCGAAGGTGCCGTCGGAGGAGGCGTCGTCCGAAATCAGGATTTCGAGCGGCGCCCAGGTCTGGGCGAGTGCACCGCGAATCGCATCGGCGACGGTGTCCTGCTGGTTGAACGTGATGAGCAATAGGCTCGCGAGCGGTGCGTCCGGCTCTTCTGGAGATGTCGCTGACATTCGAATTCACAACGCGGATTCACAACGCATGGATTGCCTCGCGCGCGTCCCCGGTCGAGGTCGGGCGACCCCGGAGCGAAGAGCGTGCCAGGCGGTAACGGCTATAATAGCGCGGGTTTTTGGGACATGCGACCGGGCCGGCCGGTCAATCCCATGTCAGGTTCATCGATTTGGAAAAAAATCTCCGTTACGTCATCGCCAGCATGGTCTTGCTGGCGCCCGCGAGCACGCTCATCGTGCGGGGCGGAACCGGTTATTGCTTCTTCGTGCTGCTCGCCATCGCATTGTTCGCCGGCTTCAGCAAGCCGTTTCGGCTCAAGGGCAGTCTGCTCGTCTCCGCTTATCCCTGGTATGCCGCAGGCATGTTGTGCTTCATGCTCTATCTGCCGCTGCAGCAGGCCATCGAGGGCTACTTCCTGCCGCGCGAATTCGACGGTATGTCGCGTTTCGCGCTGAGTCTGCCGATTTTTCTGCTGCTCGTGAATGTTCCGATCAAGAACCTGAAGTGGTTCGGCTGGGGCTGCGCGCTCGGGGCGATCGGCGCGGGCGCGTGGGCGCTGTACAGCGACATCCACACGACGATCAACGATCTCAACCGCCTCGGCAACGATTTCACGAATCCGATTCCCTACGGCAACACGGCGCTGCTGCTCGGCTTCCTGTCCGCGATGACGATCCGCTGGGACCACTATCCGAACGTGCTCGCGAAGCGCCTCGGCATCGCGGTGAAGGTGCTGGGTCTCGCGGGCGGCGTGTATGCGTCGTATCTGTCGGGCACGCGCGGCGGCTGGCTCGCGATCCCGCTGTTTCTGGTGCTGTGCTCGCTCAATTTCGGCTGGGTCAGGCAGATTCGGCACTGGCTCATCGCGCTGCTGGTCGCCGTGCTGGCCATGTCGGCGCTGCTCGCCTCGCCGCTCGGCCGGGAGCGCGTCATGGCGACGCGCTCGGACATCGTCCATCTGGCGGAGGGTTCGGCGGCCTATAGTTCGATCGGCGCACGTCTGCAACTGTGGCGCGCGTCCATTTACCTGTTCGAGGCGCATCCGGTGACGGGCGTGGGCAAGGGGCATCTGGAATCGTCGCTGAAGAGTCTGGCGACGAAGGGCGAGGTGCCGGCCTATATCGTCAATCAGCGCGCCCACAGCGAGTTTTTCTCGACGATCGCGGAACTGGGCGCCGCGGGCGTCGTCTGTCTGGCATTGATTTATTTCGGGCCGCTCGTGTATTTCGTGCGCTACCGGAAGTCGCCCCATCGCGATGTTTCGACAGCCGCGTATTGCGGAATCGCGGTGTCGGGGTCGGTTATCATCTTCGGTTTGAGCATCGACGTGTTCACCGTGGTCATGAGTACCGCGCTCATCGCGCTTATCTGGGCCGTGCTGCTCGCGGTCATCACGCACGACGCGCGCCAGCCGCAAGGCAAGCCGGGCCGCGGGCCGATCGGCTAAAAGGCTGACCGGCTGAAAGATTGACTGGCTGATCGATTGATCGATTGATCGGCGGATCGGACGATGAACCGATACGCCGATTGCTACCCCCGTCCGCCCGGCTGACGACAATACCAACAAACGCCGCGCGGCCACGCACTTCCAGCGCCGGGCGAAGTGGAGATACATCCTTGAACAATGATGCAGGTTTGCGCAAGCCGATCGGCGGCACGGAAAGCTCGTCGCCGACGGCCGTGATGAAGCGGCTCTGGCCGTACATTCGCCCGCTGATGGGCATGGTGCTGCTCGGTCTGTTGACCATGGGTATCGTCGCGGCGACCGAGGCGGGCATTCCGATGCTGCTCAAGCCGCTGCTCGACCACGGTTTCGGCTCGAAGAGCAGCGACCATGCGAAGTGGATCGTGCCCGCCGCCGTGATCGGTCTTGCGCTCGTGCGCGGCGCGGCGCAGTACGCGTCGGGCTACTTTCTCTCGTACGTGACGAACAAGATCCTGCTGCAACTCAGGCTCGAAATGTTTCAGCGCATGATCCATACGAGCGCGAGCTTCTTTCAGCGCGAGACGGCAAGCACGGTCATCAACGCGATCGTCTTCGAGGTCAATCAGATTCTGAGCGTGCTGTCGAGCGTCGTCGTGACGCTGGTGCGCGATTCGCTCACGGTCGTGTTCCTGCTCGGCTATCTGTTCATCCTCAACTGGCGCCTGACGCTGATCGTCGCGGTGATTCTTCCGGCGATCGGCTGGCTCGTCAGCAAGATCAACCGGCGTCTGCGCCGTCTTAACCGCGAGCATCAGACGCTCACGAACGAGTTGTCGTATATCGTCGAGGAGACGGTCGGCGGCTACAAGGTCGTGAAGGTGCACAACGGCGAGCCGTACGAGATGGGGCGCTTCAACGAGATGAGCCATCGCCTGCGCGGCTACTCCATGCGCATGCAGGTGTCGGGCGGGCTCGCGCAGCCGCTCACGCAGTTTCTCGCGTCAATTGCGCTTGCGATCGTCATCACGATCGCGGTCGTCCAGTCCGCCAACGACCAGACGACGGTCGGTGGCTTTGTCGCGTTCGTCACGTCGATGCTGCTCGTCATTTCGCCGCTGAAGCATCTGATCGACATCAATCAGCCCTTGCAGCGCGGCATGACGGCGGCGGAGCTGATCTTCGGCCTGATCGACGAACCCGCCGAGCCTGCGGGCGGCGGGCGGCGTCTGGAGCGCGCGCGCGGCGAAGTCGAATTCCGCGATGTGACCTTCACTTACGGCTCGGTCGACCGGCCGACGCTCGATCGCGTGTCGTTCAAGGTGGCGCCCGGCGAGATGGTCGCGCTTGCGGGTCCGTCTGGCAGCGGCAAGACGACGCTGGTGAATCTGCTGCCGCGTTTCTTCGATCCGCACGGCGGCCAGGTGCTTGTCGATGGCGTGCCGCTTCCCGAATACGGACTGCACGACCTGCGCGGCCAACTGGCGATGGTGAGCCAGGACGTCGTGCTCTTCAACGATACGATCGCGGCGAACGTCGCGTACGGTCAAACGCCCGACCGCGCGCGCGTGATGTCGGCGCTGACGGCGGCGAATCTCGCGGATGTGGTGTCCGCGTTGCCGGATGGCATCGATACGCTTATCGGCGGCAACGGCATGCGGTTGTCGGGCGGCCAGCGTCAGCGTCTGGCGATCGCGCGCGCGATCTACAAAGATGCGCCGATTCTGATTCTCGACGAAGCCACCTCGGCGCTGGATTCGGAGTCGGAGCGCCACGTGCAGTCGGCGCTGGAGACGCTGATGAAGGGGCGCACGACGCTCGTTATCGCGCACCGGCTGTCGACCATCGAGCGCGCGGATCGCATTCTGGTGATGGAAGCGGGGCGCATTGCCGAGCAGGGAAGTCATGCGGAACTGTTGCGCAAGGACGGGTTGTATGCGCATCTGCACCGGATTCAGTATCAGCAGCAGGCGGCGTGATCGGTTGGAACTGGCACGACGGACGGCATGCTTATCGACGTTACGCTCCGCAACACTGGCTGCATCGCGGCGGTGTTTCCCTTGCAACCAACATCGGCGGGGTGAATGCATCGACAGGTCGA
It encodes the following:
- a CDS encoding glycosyltransferase family 2 protein, with translation MSATSPEEPDAPLASLLLITFNQQDTVADAIRGALAQTWAPLEILISDDASSDGTFAVAEACVRAYRGPHTVRLYRNEKNLGISAHLSALAARASGEMLFIAAGDDISRPERVARVMRVWLESGRRYDLIATDLQDLDAEGNTHGVLRVTDLDDYRSFEAWSGRRPHLVGAAHAWARRLFDAFGPIAPGIYGEDQIMAFRAIMSRGAHTLHEPLVQYRRGGLSRKRKWRTPADFVARIKLANLNGTGETRQLVSDAEKVGVGPEMRALLAGKAARESYVSAVFGDLPFARKLALLAASKDVSFGFRCRMLVYATCPWLLAPFFFVKWHLRG
- a CDS encoding O-antigen ligase family protein, which codes for MEKNLRYVIASMVLLAPASTLIVRGGTGYCFFVLLAIALFAGFSKPFRLKGSLLVSAYPWYAAGMLCFMLYLPLQQAIEGYFLPREFDGMSRFALSLPIFLLLVNVPIKNLKWFGWGCALGAIGAGAWALYSDIHTTINDLNRLGNDFTNPIPYGNTALLLGFLSAMTIRWDHYPNVLAKRLGIAVKVLGLAGGVYASYLSGTRGGWLAIPLFLVLCSLNFGWVRQIRHWLIALLVAVLAMSALLASPLGRERVMATRSDIVHLAEGSAAYSSIGARLQLWRASIYLFEAHPVTGVGKGHLESSLKSLATKGEVPAYIVNQRAHSEFFSTIAELGAAGVVCLALIYFGPLVYFVRYRKSPHRDVSTAAYCGIAVSGSVIIFGLSIDVFTVVMSTALIALIWAVLLAVITHDARQPQGKPGRGPIG
- the msbA gene encoding lipid A export permease/ATP-binding protein MsbA, which produces MKRLWPYIRPLMGMVLLGLLTMGIVAATEAGIPMLLKPLLDHGFGSKSSDHAKWIVPAAVIGLALVRGAAQYASGYFLSYVTNKILLQLRLEMFQRMIHTSASFFQRETASTVINAIVFEVNQILSVLSSVVVTLVRDSLTVVFLLGYLFILNWRLTLIVAVILPAIGWLVSKINRRLRRLNREHQTLTNELSYIVEETVGGYKVVKVHNGEPYEMGRFNEMSHRLRGYSMRMQVSGGLAQPLTQFLASIALAIVITIAVVQSANDQTTVGGFVAFVTSMLLVISPLKHLIDINQPLQRGMTAAELIFGLIDEPAEPAGGGRRLERARGEVEFRDVTFTYGSVDRPTLDRVSFKVAPGEMVALAGPSGSGKTTLVNLLPRFFDPHGGQVLVDGVPLPEYGLHDLRGQLAMVSQDVVLFNDTIAANVAYGQTPDRARVMSALTAANLADVVSALPDGIDTLIGGNGMRLSGGQRQRLAIARAIYKDAPILILDEATSALDSESERHVQSALETLMKGRTTLVIAHRLSTIERADRILVMEAGRIAEQGSHAELLRKDGLYAHLHRIQYQQQAA